A part of Tachysurus vachellii isolate PV-2020 chromosome 4, HZAU_Pvac_v1, whole genome shotgun sequence genomic DNA contains:
- the pars2 gene encoding probable proline--tRNA ligase, mitochondrial has protein sequence MEVLAQLCRRKACTLMPSLLSQACRRSHHCHPQASQCSARISSKPLTPIPLVSRLFQPSNLREGQDMGDMTCRSQRLMLKAGLIHSSNSGCFYYLPTALRSMEKLVRLIDEEMQAIGGQKVDMPALCGAELWKRSGRWELMGKEMFRLRDRHNAEYCLGPTHEEAVTDLLASQSMLSYKQLPLLLYQVTRKFRDEQKPKFGLLRGREFYMKDMYSFDVSEEAALHTYRSVCHAYACLFDRLGLKFVQVQAATGNIGGTLSHEFHLPADIGEDRLLMCGNCGFSANFETVEAGQTDCPQCHTSHLTESKGIELGHTFYLGTKYSKVFNATFVNAQNKPSLTEMGCFGLGVNRILAASIEVLSSEDYIRWPGILAPYQVCILPPKKGSKASEAVHLAEELAQSLGNSLPNLKGEVVLDDRTHLTIGKRIKDANMLGYPYVVVVGHKAMEEQPVFEVVCQSSGETMFLSKDALMHFLTGVETV, from the exons ATGGAGGTATTGGCACAGCTCTGTCGACGCAAAGCATGTACACTGATGCCCAGCTTACTGAGCCAAGCATGCAGAAGGAGTCACCACTGCCATCCACAAGCATCACAGTGTTCTGCTCGCATTTCCTCCAAACCACTGACTCCAATACCTTTGGTATCAAGGCTGTTCCAGCCCTCGAACCTCCGTGAAGGCCAGGATATGGGGGATATGACGTGTCGCAGCCAGAGGCTGATGCTGAAGGCTGGCCTTATTCACAGCTCCAACTCAGGCTGCTTTTACTACCTTCCTACTGCCCTGCGCTCCATGGAGAAGCTAGTGAGACTCATTGATGAGGAAATGCAAGCTATTGGTGGGCAGAAAGTGGACATGCCAGCTCTGTGTGGAGCCGAGCTCTGGAAACGGAGCGGGCGCTGGGAGCTCATGGGGAAGGAGATGTTCAGACTGCGGGATCGACACAATGCTGAGTACTGTCTCGGCCCGACGCACGAGGAGGCAGTGACGGATCTGCTGGCGTCTCAGAGTATGTTGTCTTATAAACAGCTGCCACTGCTGCTTTATCAG GTCACCCGGAAATTCCGTGATGAACAGAAACCAAAGTTCGGATTGCTCCGGGGCCGAGAGTTCTACATGAAAGATATGTACTCCTTCGACGTCAGCGAGGAAGCTGCTCTGCACACCTACCGCTCCGTGTGCCATGCCTACGCTTGCCTGTTTGACCGTCTTGGGCTGAAGTTTGTACAGGTGCAGGCTGCTACTGGTAATATCGGAGGAACGCTCTCACATGAGTTTCATCTGCCAGCTGATATAGGAGAAGACCGTCTGCTTATGTGTGGGAACTGTGGCTTCTCTGCTAACTTTGAAACAGTGGAAGCGGGTCAGACTGACTGTCCTCAGTGCCACACATCTCATCTCACCGAGTCAAAAGGCATTGAACTGGGACATACTTTTTATCTCGGAACAAAATATTCCAAAGTGTTTAATGCCACGTTTGTTAATGCTCAGAACAAGCCTTCATTGACCGAGATGGGCTGTTTTGGTCTAGGTGTTAATCGCATCCTTGCTGCATCCATTGAGGTGCTCTCCTCTGAGGACTACATTCGCTGGCCTGGGATTCTTGCACCTTATCAAGTGTGCATCCTTCCCCCTAAAAAGGGCAGCAAAGCCAGTGAAGCAGTCCACTTGGCAGAGGAACTTGCACAAAGCTTAGGAAACAGCTTACCAAATCTAAAAGGAGAGGTGGTTCTGGATGACAGAACCCACTTGACCATTGGGAAGCGGATAAAAGATGCTAACATGCTGGGTTACCCGTATGTGGTGGTGGTTGGGCATAAGGCCATGGAGGAGCAGCCTGTGTTTGAGGTGGTGTGTCAGAGTAGTGGGGAGACCATGTTCCTCAGTAAAGACGCCCTGATGCACTTTTTGACTGGAGTCGAGACAGTCTAA
- the ttc4 gene encoding tetratricopeptide repeat protein 4 isoform X1: MASQVREEDSDDGMDEFMEKFKTHKYKNAFSENNWEEEFDKVPMFMKSAPEDIDPVKHPDLACLQSIIHDDDRPPEEQAKCLKDEGNEYFKEKNYKKAIVSYTAGLKKNSADSDLNAILYTNRAAAHFHLGNMRSALNDATAARKLKPGHIKAVIRGAQCCMELCNYADALQWCDEGLRVQPTDKKLLELRATADKQKRAAERDARKAKAKARKQQNERGALLAAIKERGIRLLKAEKGDHRGSDSEEEDADHGSTSAMAELSLDGLSSQEATGAQVYLDEQGALHWPVLFLYPEHRQTDFISAFCENSSFIDHLVLMFGEELPPWDTDKKYQPTNLKLFFEDHKNGHLYEVALETSLLDVLQSPGCSVKAGTPSFIIMVKGSLFCKQFLSGKKVHRLE, translated from the exons ATGGCTTCACAGGTCAGAGAGGAGGACAGTGATGATGGTATGGACGAGTTTATGGAGAAATTTAAGAcccataaatacaaaaatgcgtTCAGTGAAAACAACTGGGAGGAG GAGTTTGATAAAGTCCCCATGTTCATGAAGTCAGCTCCAGAAGACATAGACCCTGTTAAACACCCTGACCTTGCCTGTCTTCAGTCCATTATACATGATGATGACCGACCACCTGAGG AGCAAGCAAAGTGTCTAAAGGACGAGGGCAATGAGTACTTTAAGGAAAAGAACTATAAGAAAGCCATAGTGTCCTATACAGCGGGCCTGAAAAAGAACTCTGCCGATTCAGACCTAAACGCTATCCTTTATACTAATCGTGCTGCAGCCCACTTTCATCTAG GAAATATGCGATCAGCTTTGAATGATGCAACCGCTGCACGGAAACTGAAACCCGGCCACATTAAAGCCGTCATCAGAG gagcccAGTGCTGTATGGAGCTGTGTAATTATGCAGATGCATTGCAGTGGTGTGATGAAGGCCTCAGGGTCCAGCCTACTGATAAGAAACTCCTAGAGCTCAGAGCCACTGCAGATAAACAGAAG AGGGCAGCAGAGCGAGATGCCAGAAAGGCTAAAGCTAAAGCGAGAAAGCAGCAGAACGAGCGAGGAGCACTGTTGGCTGCTATTAAG GAGCGTGGAATTAGGCTTCTAAAAGCTGAGAAGGGTGACCACAGGGGCTCTGACAGTGAGGAGGAGGATGCTGACCATGGATCCACTTCAGCTATGGCAGAGTTGAGTCTGGATGGACTGAGCTCTCAGGAAGCCACTGGAGCACAGGTGTACCTGGATGAGCAGGGCGCCCTCCACTGGCCTGTGCTGTTCCTTTACCCTGAGCACAGACAGACCGACTTTATATCAGCCTTCTGTGAAAACTCCAG CTTTATAGATCACCTAGTGCTCATGTTTGGAGAGGAACTTCCACCATGGGACACAGATAAAAAATATCAGCCGACAAATCTTAAG CTGTTCTTTGAAGACCACAAGAATGGGCACCTTTATGAAGTGGCTCTAGAGACATCTCTACTAGACGTCCTACAATCTCCAGG GTGCAGTGTAAAGGCAGGAACTCCAAGCTTCATCATAATGGTTAAAGGATCGCTATTTTGTAAACAGTTTCTATCAGGAAAGAAAGTCCATAGGCTGGAATGA
- the ttc4 gene encoding tetratricopeptide repeat protein 4 isoform X2, translating to MASQVREEDSDDGMDEFMEKFKTHKYKNAFSENNWEEEFDKVPMFMKSAPEDIDPVKHPDLACLQSIIHDDDRPPEGNMRSALNDATAARKLKPGHIKAVIRGAQCCMELCNYADALQWCDEGLRVQPTDKKLLELRATADKQKRAAERDARKAKAKARKQQNERGALLAAIKERGIRLLKAEKGDHRGSDSEEEDADHGSTSAMAELSLDGLSSQEATGAQVYLDEQGALHWPVLFLYPEHRQTDFISAFCENSSFIDHLVLMFGEELPPWDTDKKYQPTNLKLFFEDHKNGHLYEVALETSLLDVLQSPGCSVKAGTPSFIIMVKGSLFCKQFLSGKKVHRLE from the exons ATGGCTTCACAGGTCAGAGAGGAGGACAGTGATGATGGTATGGACGAGTTTATGGAGAAATTTAAGAcccataaatacaaaaatgcgtTCAGTGAAAACAACTGGGAGGAG GAGTTTGATAAAGTCCCCATGTTCATGAAGTCAGCTCCAGAAGACATAGACCCTGTTAAACACCCTGACCTTGCCTGTCTTCAGTCCATTATACATGATGATGACCGACCACCTGAGG GAAATATGCGATCAGCTTTGAATGATGCAACCGCTGCACGGAAACTGAAACCCGGCCACATTAAAGCCGTCATCAGAG gagcccAGTGCTGTATGGAGCTGTGTAATTATGCAGATGCATTGCAGTGGTGTGATGAAGGCCTCAGGGTCCAGCCTACTGATAAGAAACTCCTAGAGCTCAGAGCCACTGCAGATAAACAGAAG AGGGCAGCAGAGCGAGATGCCAGAAAGGCTAAAGCTAAAGCGAGAAAGCAGCAGAACGAGCGAGGAGCACTGTTGGCTGCTATTAAG GAGCGTGGAATTAGGCTTCTAAAAGCTGAGAAGGGTGACCACAGGGGCTCTGACAGTGAGGAGGAGGATGCTGACCATGGATCCACTTCAGCTATGGCAGAGTTGAGTCTGGATGGACTGAGCTCTCAGGAAGCCACTGGAGCACAGGTGTACCTGGATGAGCAGGGCGCCCTCCACTGGCCTGTGCTGTTCCTTTACCCTGAGCACAGACAGACCGACTTTATATCAGCCTTCTGTGAAAACTCCAG CTTTATAGATCACCTAGTGCTCATGTTTGGAGAGGAACTTCCACCATGGGACACAGATAAAAAATATCAGCCGACAAATCTTAAG CTGTTCTTTGAAGACCACAAGAATGGGCACCTTTATGAAGTGGCTCTAGAGACATCTCTACTAGACGTCCTACAATCTCCAGG GTGCAGTGTAAAGGCAGGAACTCCAAGCTTCATCATAATGGTTAAAGGATCGCTATTTTGTAAACAGTTTCTATCAGGAAAGAAAGTCCATAGGCTGGAATGA